A single genomic interval of Xylanivirga thermophila harbors:
- a CDS encoding DUF4320 family protein, which yields MRILKILRNKNGDGYIDVAVFVLVAMLILALIVKVVPAFTIKNQLNHFANELLREAQITGRIEIDYSDLAENLGVQPDIVTWEANTISDSRVQLDEKITVTATVKYDIGLFENFGSFPITLKGKATGKSEVFWH from the coding sequence ATGAGAATACTAAAAATATTAAGAAATAAAAATGGAGACGGCTACATAGATGTAGCTGTCTTTGTTTTGGTTGCAATGCTAATACTTGCATTAATAGTCAAAGTGGTACCAGCTTTTACTATTAAAAATCAGCTTAATCATTTTGCAAATGAACTTTTAAGAGAAGCGCAGATAACAGGAAGGATTGAAATAGATTATAGTGATTTGGCTGAAAATTTAGGCGTTCAGCCTGATATCGTTACTTGGGAAGCAAATACCATTTCGGATAGTAGGGTGCAACTAGATGAAAAGATAACTGTAACAGCCACAGTAAAGTATGACATAGGGCTATTTGAAAATTTTGGTTCATTTCCAATAACCCTAAAAGGTAAAGCAACAGGAAAGTCTGAGGTGTTCTGGCATTGA
- a CDS encoding conjugal transfer protein TrbL family protein: MSKLITLLIIEFLEGLFDFLGNKMLTGIVPLALHAEQYMKGLGIGGFDNLFKVFLDFGISMIILKFLKKGFEMYILWTDGDADADPVLLLSNFFRAMAIALTFPILYDWLAEITTDLSQKILEVVGLNANMDFAGLLANMSTGGLFSVLSFLVFFIIFILLYIQFIKNGLEILILRIGVPLACIGLMDADKGVFKTYIQKFFQAIFTVIVQLLLAKLGLALMFSGHMIWGIAANYFAVKTPHFLQEFLIIPGGGGITNNLYSSARLMQMLKSAVK, from the coding sequence ATGTCTAAATTAATAACCCTCCTTATTATAGAATTTCTTGAGGGACTATTTGATTTTTTAGGCAATAAAATGCTAACAGGCATTGTTCCATTAGCACTTCATGCAGAACAATACATGAAAGGGTTGGGCATTGGCGGATTTGATAATCTATTTAAGGTATTTCTCGATTTTGGGATATCAATGATCATTTTAAAGTTTTTGAAGAAAGGTTTTGAGATGTATATACTATGGACAGATGGAGATGCAGATGCGGATCCCGTTCTTTTGCTAAGTAATTTTTTTAGAGCGATGGCTATAGCTTTAACATTCCCAATTTTATATGATTGGTTAGCTGAAATAACAACGGATCTATCACAAAAAATTTTAGAAGTAGTAGGGCTAAATGCAAATATGGATTTTGCAGGTTTGTTGGCAAATATGTCTACAGGAGGATTGTTTTCTGTATTATCTTTCTTAGTGTTTTTTATAATATTCATTCTTTTATATATACAATTTATAAAGAATGGGTTAGAAATATTAATTCTAAGAATCGGAGTGCCTTTAGCATGTATAGGACTAATGGATGCAGATAAAGGAGTTTTTAAAACCTATATACAGAAGTTTTTTCAAGCAATTTTTACTGTTATAGTACAGTTGCTTTTGGCAAAGTTAGGCTTAGCCCTTATGTTTAGTGGGCATATGATATGGGGCATAGCAGCTAACTATTTTGCAGTTAAAACTCCACACTTTTTACAGGAATTTTTAATAATTCCAGGCGGTGGGGGAATTACAAATAATCTATATTCATCGGCTAGATTAATGCAGATGCTTAAAAGTGCAGTTAAATAG
- a CDS encoding mercury transporter, giving the protein MHILKELSNAFVWLIRIGTATRISYCYVKMINNDAEEAGVYKKRIRNVLVFYVLAESIWQLKDIAMYYFG; this is encoded by the coding sequence ATGCATATATTAAAAGAATTATCAAATGCTTTTGTATGGCTAATTAGAATTGGTACAGCTACTCGAATATCATATTGCTATGTAAAAATGATAAATAACGATGCTGAAGAAGCAGGAGTTTATAAAAAAAGGATCAGAAATGTATTAGTATTTTATGTGTTAGCTGAGTCGATCTGGCAGCTAAAAGATATTGCCATGTATTATTTTGGTTAG
- the cpaB gene encoding Flp pilus assembly protein CpaB: protein MEKFFKNRTAIGITSIILALIISFGVTPLLNNAMKKQTEVVRASKNIRKGEKITKDKIIKVKVGAYNLPQDIIKDPDKLIGSYANTDIYKDDYFLSTKISNVKGKDDPYLYEIGDRMAVSITVKNFAAGLSGKLKSGDIVSLISSNEDGASIIPELQYVEILALTVKSGSDMEEKPDSEKEEEFYATATLLVSPKQAEKLVEYEQNGDIHIGLVYRGDQEIASQYIEIQDKYIEEMELKVEGSDLEEEGNVVDGEGEA, encoded by the coding sequence ATGGAGAAGTTTTTTAAGAATAGAACAGCAATAGGTATAACAAGTATTATTCTTGCCCTTATAATCAGTTTTGGTGTTACACCACTACTGAACAATGCAATGAAAAAACAAACAGAAGTTGTAAGGGCGTCAAAAAATATTAGAAAGGGTGAAAAAATTACAAAAGATAAAATTATAAAGGTCAAGGTTGGAGCGTATAATTTACCACAAGATATAATTAAAGACCCTGATAAACTTATAGGCAGTTATGCAAATACTGATATATATAAAGATGATTATTTTTTGTCAACGAAAATCTCTAATGTAAAAGGCAAGGACGATCCATATCTATATGAGATTGGTGATAGAATGGCAGTATCTATAACGGTTAAGAATTTTGCCGCTGGGCTTTCTGGCAAATTAAAATCGGGGGATATTGTCTCTTTAATATCTAGCAATGAAGATGGTGCTTCTATAATCCCGGAGCTTCAATATGTGGAAATATTAGCACTTACAGTCAAGTCAGGGAGCGATATGGAAGAAAAGCCCGATTCTGAAAAGGAAGAAGAGTTCTATGCGACTGCTACTCTTTTAGTTAGTCCTAAGCAAGCGGAAAAGCTTGTTGAATATGAGCAAAACGGTGATATACACATTGGGCTTGTATATAGAGGCGACCAAGAGATAGCAAGTCAGTATATAGAAATTCAAGATAAATATATAGAGGAAATGGAACTAAAGGTAGAAGGATCAGATTTAGAAGAGGAGGGGAATGTGGTAGATGGAGAAGGTGAAGCTTAA
- a CDS encoding ATPase, T2SS/T4P/T4SS family → MDKALLFFQSKNKDFDEVLKEVQEYISSKYSTFAIDDKEAQAKQLKMYISKYLIDYKITVEGYTMQELIDKIYQEMSEFSFLTPYLFSKDVEEININSWEDIKIKLSNGEEIPSEEKFFSPVHSLDVIKRLLQTSGMILDYANPIVRGHLTTAGNVRITAFCPPVIDKEVGVAASIRIINPKKLGIEDFVANGTATKEILENLKYMIRYGISICVAGATNSGKTTLLDGLLSTIPNEKRIFTIENNVREFDLIRRNEKGEILNSVVHTVTKESENPNEVINQEDLLEYALTSNPDIIVVGEMKSAEAFAAQEAARTGHGVLTTIHANSCEATYGRMVTLCKQKYDMKDETLYNLVTEAFPIIIFTRQLEDKSRKIMEVTECEIFPTGGRKIRTLYKFDMEDVKEVDGKKQVVGEFKKINNISDRMQKRLLENGMPKNMIQRFLN, encoded by the coding sequence ATGGATAAGGCACTTTTGTTTTTTCAGTCTAAGAATAAGGATTTTGATGAAGTGTTAAAGGAAGTACAAGAATATATATCTTCAAAGTATTCAACTTTTGCTATAGATGATAAAGAAGCGCAAGCAAAGCAATTAAAGATGTATATTTCAAAATACTTAATAGACTATAAAATAACGGTTGAAGGATATACAATGCAAGAGCTAATAGATAAGATATATCAAGAGATGTCTGAGTTTTCTTTTTTAACTCCTTATTTGTTTTCTAAAGATGTAGAAGAAATAAATATAAACTCATGGGAAGATATTAAAATTAAGCTATCAAATGGAGAAGAGATACCTAGTGAAGAAAAATTTTTTTCCCCTGTACACTCACTTGATGTTATAAAAAGGCTACTCCAAACATCAGGAATGATATTAGATTATGCTAACCCAATCGTTAGAGGACATTTAACTACAGCAGGAAACGTGAGAATCACAGCATTTTGCCCTCCTGTTATTGATAAAGAAGTCGGAGTAGCAGCATCAATTAGAATTATAAATCCTAAAAAGCTAGGAATCGAGGACTTTGTAGCTAATGGAACAGCTACAAAAGAGATTTTAGAAAACTTAAAATATATGATTAGATATGGTATTTCTATTTGCGTTGCTGGTGCAACAAACTCAGGAAAAACAACTCTTTTAGATGGGTTATTGAGTACTATTCCGAATGAAAAAAGAATTTTTACAATAGAAAATAATGTAAGAGAATTTGATTTAATTAGAAGAAATGAGAAGGGAGAGATATTAAATAGTGTAGTTCATACAGTAACTAAAGAAAGTGAAAATCCAAATGAGGTAATAAATCAGGAAGATCTACTTGAATATGCATTGACTTCTAACCCAGATATAATAGTGGTGGGAGAGATGAAATCGGCAGAGGCTTTTGCTGCTCAAGAAGCTGCTAGAACAGGCCATGGAGTGCTAACTACTATACATGCCAATTCCTGTGAAGCAACCTATGGACGTATGGTTACTCTATGTAAGCAGAAGTATGATATGAAAGATGAAACACTCTATAATCTTGTTACAGAGGCTTTTCCCATAATTATCTTTACAAGACAGCTAGAGGATAAATCTAGAAAAATAATGGAAGTAACAGAATGCGAGATATTTCCTACTGGTGGAAGGAAAATTAGAACCTTATATAAGTTTGACATGGAGGATGTGAAAGAAGTTGATGGAAAAAAACAAGTCGTTGGAGAATTTAAAAAAATAAATAATATTTCAGATAGAATGCAAAAAAGACTATTAGAAAATGGGATGCCTAAAAACATGATACAAAGATTTCTTAATTAA
- a CDS encoding prepilin peptidase — MLVFKNLIFILTIIYAGYIDFKKKIIPDRVHVIIMLSSLLIDFNLCQSITGLLFLPIPFILSVFFNEDTVGGGDIKIVGAIGFFLGLRKGTIAIIIGLTISVIFNLFIFNKNRNDSFPLAPYIAIGSFLSLLIFSF, encoded by the coding sequence ATGTTAGTGTTTAAGAATTTAATATTTATTTTAACTATAATTTATGCAGGATATATAGATTTTAAAAAAAAGATTATCCCTGACAGAGTGCATGTAATAATTATGCTATCGAGTTTACTTATAGACTTTAATCTATGTCAATCTATTACGGGGCTATTGTTTTTACCTATCCCTTTTATTCTTTCAGTTTTTTTTAATGAAGATACCGTAGGAGGTGGTGATATAAAAATAGTGGGTGCTATAGGTTTCTTTCTAGGATTAAGGAAAGGGACTATAGCGATAATAATTGGGCTTACTATATCCGTTATTTTTAATTTATTTATTTTCAATAAAAATAGGAATGATTCTTTCCCCCTTGCTCCATACATAGCAATAGGATCTTTCCTATCTTTATTAATATTTTCTTTTTGA
- a CDS encoding type II secretion system F family protein, producing the protein MEALLKVVSFMILVYGFFEVFDISLLKIVDDIVKILSKEKTDIKSVIKRQNRDEKQKGIRRVIEDAKSTLKIMGKEDRIKVVWLASIALFVVGTIFSLSISNFFLVPVLSIGLGLIPFWYVIYTSNYYRKQINEELETALSTITTSYIRSENIISAVEENIQYLNPPISEVFKFFLGQTKLITSNTKLAIENMKSKIQNDVFKEWCDALIACQDNRNLRTTLIPIVAKLSDTRIVSAELEGLLFEPMKEFITMTILLLANIPLIKVLNKDWYKILTKTVPGHAVLAVLILTIFISLGAVIRLIRPVEYKS; encoded by the coding sequence TTGGAGGCTTTATTAAAGGTAGTTTCATTTATGATTCTTGTATATGGATTTTTTGAGGTATTCGATATATCTTTACTTAAAATAGTAGATGACATTGTAAAAATTTTAAGTAAAGAAAAGACGGATATTAAATCAGTTATTAAAAGGCAAAATAGAGACGAAAAACAAAAAGGTATTAGAAGGGTGATAGAAGATGCCAAGTCTACATTAAAGATAATGGGCAAGGAGGATAGAATAAAGGTTGTATGGTTAGCCTCAATTGCCTTGTTTGTAGTTGGAACCATATTTTCATTATCTATATCAAATTTTTTCTTAGTCCCAGTCTTATCTATAGGATTGGGACTAATTCCATTTTGGTATGTAATATATACCTCAAATTACTATAGAAAGCAAATTAATGAGGAATTAGAAACAGCATTATCTACTATTACAACTTCTTATATTCGTTCCGAAAATATTATATCAGCTGTAGAAGAAAATATTCAGTATTTAAATCCACCTATTTCGGAAGTATTTAAATTTTTCTTAGGGCAGACAAAATTAATAACTTCTAATACTAAATTGGCTATCGAAAACATGAAATCTAAAATACAAAACGATGTCTTCAAGGAATGGTGTGATGCCTTAATTGCTTGTCAGGACAATAGAAATCTTAGGACTACATTAATTCCTATAGTAGCAAAATTGTCTGATACTAGAATAGTATCAGCGGAGCTTGAAGGGCTTCTATTTGAGCCTATGAAAGAATTTATTACAATGACAATACTATTGCTTGCGAATATTCCTCTGATTAAAGTGTTAAATAAGGATTGGTATAAAATACTTACAAAGACTGTTCCAGGGCATGCTGTTTTAGCCGTATTAATACTAACGATATTTATATCTTTAGGAGCAGTAATAAGACTAATAAGACCAGTTGAATATAAGAGCTAG
- a CDS encoding RCC1 domain-containing protein codes for MKTKQKIIIAFLLAMVLIPVNIKVHAYELKAPKRVRANNETVWNPENLRGTISGGNCFSLFLTGTNTIKAIGANSSGQLGDGSTTGTKIDFVDVLGENGIGFLTDVVQIDTGEYHSMALKSDGTVWSWGRNSSGQLGDGGTTNRSTPVQVKGLADIVQISAGGSHSMALKSDGTVWTWGQNNHGVLGDGGTTNRSTPVQVKGLADIVQISAGGSHSMALKSDGTVWTWGENYGQIGDGTTEERHTPVQVVYKPNISLLTDIVQISAGHSHSMALKSDGTVWAWGCGMVGDGSIYGQYSPVQVNDLTDVVQISAGDYHSVALKSDGTIWSWGRNSDGELGDGSTTDRSTPIQICFEGQRRATIIPQHMLYKFNKPKERNIYEGGKSQPIEWELISKSVESFDIYYAPCKNWTDKNTWNVIEKDVSISSLSPESFTSNIDDGKGGFLEGTRYKYLWTLPNEFISHIRIIVVPKYK; via the coding sequence TTGAAAACTAAACAAAAAATTATAATTGCTTTTTTATTGGCAATGGTTTTGATACCTGTAAATATCAAAGTACATGCATATGAATTGAAAGCGCCTAAACGGGTAAGAGCAAACAATGAAACCGTATGGAACCCAGAAAATCTTAGAGGCACAATAAGTGGAGGAAATTGTTTTTCTCTTTTTCTTACAGGAACTAATACGATAAAAGCTATAGGAGCCAATAGTTCTGGGCAACTTGGCGATGGAAGTACAACTGGTACAAAAATAGATTTTGTTGATGTATTAGGCGAGAATGGTATAGGATTTTTGACAGATGTAGTACAAATTGATACTGGAGAGTACCATTCAATGGCTTTAAAATCGGATGGCACTGTATGGAGCTGGGGGCGAAATAGTAGTGGACAACTTGGTGATGGAGGTACAACTAATAGAAGTACTCCAGTGCAGGTCAAAGGTTTGGCTGATATAGTGCAAATTAGTGCCGGGGGCTCTCATTCAATGGCTTTAAAATCGGACGGCACTGTATGGACTTGGGGGCAAAATAATCACGGCGTACTTGGTGATGGAGGTACAACTAATAGAAGTACTCCAGTGCAGGTCAAAGGTTTGGCTGATATAGTGCAAATTAGTGCTGGGGGCTCTCATTCAATGGCTTTAAAATCAGATGGTACCGTATGGACTTGGGGAGAAAATTATGGACAAATAGGTGATGGAACTACTGAAGAAAGACATACTCCAGTACAAGTAGTATATAAGCCTAATATTTCATTGTTAACTGATATAGTACAGATTAGTGCTGGACATAGTCATTCAATGGCTTTAAAATCGGATGGCACTGTATGGGCTTGGGGGTGCGGTATGGTAGGCGATGGAAGTATATATGGGCAATATTCTCCAGTACAAGTTAATGATTTGACTGATGTAGTACAAATCAGTGCCGGAGACTACCACTCAGTAGCTCTAAAATCTGATGGTACTATATGGTCATGGGGCAGAAATAGTGATGGTGAGCTAGGCGATGGGAGTACAACTGATAGAAGTACTCCAATACAAATTTGTTTTGAAGGGCAAAGAAGAGCTACTATAATTCCACAGCATATGTTATACAAATTTAATAAGCCAAAAGAAAGAAATATTTATGAAGGTGGGAAATCACAACCTATTGAATGGGAGTTGATTTCTAAGTCTGTAGAAAGTTTTGATATTTATTATGCTCCCTGTAAAAATTGGACAGATAAAAATACTTGGAATGTAATAGAAAAAGATGTATCAATATCATCATTATCGCCAGAGTCTTTCACTTCAAATATTGACGATGGTAAAGGTGGATTTCTTGAAGGTACAAGGTATAAATATTTATGGACTTTGCCTAATGAATTTATTTCACATATAAGAATTATTGTAGTACCAAAATACAAATAA
- a CDS encoding secretion protein F, with amino-acid sequence MSISIFISISLFLFGIYMVLSEFFKLSTYSTSKMVISFYGSNKKTYKLDAMLDELASRLSKIITIDGYKRNKLNATLKTVGINETPEKYIASTWIKTLLPVALSIPVSFIFPIIIPIALVLSVRTYFKESKIADKKLIEEREKIECELPRFTREITQELKSTRDILGILERYKRNAGKSLKRELDITIADMKTGNYETALTRFETRIQSPMLSDVVRGLISVIRGDDATVYFQLLAHDFKALELQKLKNEAAKRPGKIRKYSFFMLGCMLLMYMVIVGIAIVQGMRGMF; translated from the coding sequence TTGAGTATATCCATATTTATATCTATATCGTTATTTCTATTTGGAATATATATGGTTTTAAGTGAATTTTTCAAATTATCAACTTACTCAACTTCTAAAATGGTTATATCTTTCTATGGTAGCAATAAGAAGACATATAAACTCGATGCAATGTTAGATGAACTAGCAAGTAGGCTTTCAAAAATTATTACTATAGATGGATACAAAAGAAACAAACTAAATGCTACGCTTAAAACCGTAGGAATTAATGAAACCCCAGAGAAGTATATAGCATCCACATGGATCAAAACTTTATTACCAGTAGCTTTATCCATACCTGTTTCTTTTATCTTTCCAATAATTATTCCTATAGCTTTAGTATTATCAGTTAGAACATATTTTAAAGAAAGTAAAATTGCAGATAAGAAATTGATTGAAGAAAGAGAAAAGATAGAATGTGAATTGCCACGCTTTACAAGGGAGATAACACAAGAACTAAAGTCTACTAGGGATATACTAGGAATATTAGAGAGATATAAAAGAAATGCTGGAAAAAGTCTTAAAAGAGAATTAGATATAACTATTGCAGATATGAAAACGGGGAACTATGAAACAGCTTTAACACGTTTTGAAACAAGGATACAAAGTCCTATGTTATCTGATGTAGTACGAGGGCTTATTTCTGTCATAAGAGGAGATGATGCTACCGTATATTTTCAATTACTAGCTCACGATTTCAAAGCGTTAGAGTTGCAAAAATTAAAAAATGAGGCAGCTAAAAGACCAGGGAAAATACGTAAATATTCTTTTTTTATGCTTGGATGCATGTTACTTATGTATATGGTAATCGTAGGAATTGCTATAGTACAGGGCATGAGGGGGATGTTCTAA
- a CDS encoding AAA family ATPase, producing MEKVKLKMKKILKIPKNNEEKQESIDEKNNQVIAVWGSPGSGKTTLAVKLAKEISSKKKNVILLHDDIFCPTVPIVIPNLEDSNKSLGKILTSPNIDQGIILNNSITIKNNDYIAVIGYQKGENPLTYSEYVKERTVDLFILLRHIADYIIIDCSSIITESLLTITALEFADKVIRLSTADFKGLSYFKSTLPLLMDSKFKIEEHLRVVSNIKDFQAGETINDVLRGSNIYIPYTTEVERQYTEGKLFDSLKNKASLKYIKGVELILEEVLYG from the coding sequence ATGGAGAAGGTGAAGCTTAAGATGAAGAAAATATTAAAGATTCCCAAGAATAATGAAGAAAAACAAGAATCTATAGATGAGAAGAATAATCAAGTAATAGCTGTATGGGGAAGTCCTGGAAGTGGAAAAACAACTTTAGCAGTTAAGCTAGCAAAAGAGATATCTAGTAAAAAGAAAAATGTAATTTTACTTCATGATGATATATTTTGTCCTACTGTCCCTATTGTAATTCCTAATTTAGAAGATAGTAATAAGTCTTTGGGAAAGATATTAACAAGCCCTAATATAGATCAGGGTATCATTTTAAATAATTCTATTACCATAAAAAATAACGATTATATTGCTGTAATAGGTTATCAAAAAGGGGAAAATCCTTTAACCTATTCTGAGTATGTAAAGGAGAGAACAGTAGATTTATTTATTCTTTTAAGACATATAGCAGATTATATTATTATAGATTGTTCCAGTATTATAACAGAAAGCTTACTGACAATTACAGCCCTTGAATTTGCTGATAAAGTTATAAGGCTTAGTACAGCAGATTTCAAAGGGCTTTCATATTTTAAATCTACTTTACCACTATTAATGGATAGTAAGTTCAAAATAGAAGAACATCTAAGAGTAGTTTCAAACATAAAAGATTTCCAGGCAGGGGAAACAATAAATGATGTATTAAGAGGGAGCAATATATATATCCCATATACAACAGAGGTGGAGAGGCAATATACTGAAGGAAAGTTATTTGACAGTCTTAAAAATAAGGCAAGTTTGAAATATATTAAAGGGGTAGAGCTTATATTAGAGGAGGTATTATATGGATAA
- a CDS encoding DUF6133 family protein, with product MVKKAIGRVRKNSIEVYTKIKNKLNDRSGEGYVDTGIKILIAVVIGAVLLAGLYALFGDTILPTLTQKIQDMFNYKGQ from the coding sequence ATGGTTAAGAAAGCTATAGGTAGAGTGCGCAAAAATTCTATAGAGGTCTATACAAAAATAAAGAACAAGTTAAATGATAGATCTGGTGAAGGATATGTTGATACAGGAATTAAAATTTTAATAGCAGTAGTAATAGGGGCAGTATTGTTGGCAGGCCTATATGCGCTCTTTGGAGATACTATACTACCAACACTAACGCAAAAAATACAAGATATGTTTAATTACAAAGGACAATAA